One window of the Colletotrichum destructivum chromosome 6, complete sequence genome contains the following:
- a CDS encoding Putative maoC-like dehydratase domain, HotDog domain superfamily, whose product MSGPGVGFEYPRQEVAWLKRDVLLFANTVGATDDELHFLYELHPNFAVFPTYPLILTFKGDTQEVVDFYAAQKAVQIPNVPSFDARRVVDGQRKIILHKPVPTTSAGKKFEVRTKVLGVYDKGRPGSVVETQTDLVELPSNEVYASIITSSFYVAQGNWGGPKGPATENFPPPKGKKPDATFEQQTTKESALLYRLNGDYNPLHATPEPGKKMGFPGAIMHGLYSWNSTAHGLLKAFGGSDPANIKEYQARFASPVMPGDKLITDAWRTGDVKDGWEEIRFQTKVEGGKVVLSNGRALIKVVESPKSKL is encoded by the exons ATGAGCGGCCCCGGTGTTGGATTCGAGTACCCTCGCCAGGAGGTTGCCTGGCTGAAGCGCGATGTTTTGCTCTTCGCGAACACCGTCGGTGCCACTGACGACGAGCTTCACTTCCTCTAC GAGCTTCACCCTAATTTCGCCGTCTTTCCCACATACCCTCTCATCCTCA CGTTCAAGGGTGACACCCAAGAGGTAGTCGACTTCTACGCCGCGCAAAAGGCCGTCCAGATCCCCAACGTTCCCTCATTCGATGCCcggcgcgtcgtcgacggccagcgcAAGATCATCCTCCATAAGCCCGTTCCCaccacctcggccggcaAGAAGTTCGAAGTCCGAAccaaggtcctcggcgttTACGACAAGGGCCGCCCCGGCTCCGTTGTCGAGACCCAGACCGACTTGGTCGAGCTCCCCAGCAACGAGGTCTACGCCAGCATCATCACCAGCAGCTTCTACGTCGCGCAGGGCAACTGGGGCGGGCCCAAAGGCCCCGCGACCGAGAACTTCCCTCCTCCgaagggcaagaagcccGACGCCACTTTTGAACAGCAGACGACCAAGGAGTCGGCGCTTCTGTATCGCCTCAATGGAGATTACAACCCGCTACACGCGACCCCCGAGCCGGGCAAGAAGATGGGCTTCCCCGGAGCCATCATGCACGGCTTGTACTCGTGGAACTCAACAGCCCACGGCCTGCTGAAGGCCTTTGGAGGCAGCGACCctgccaacatcaaggaATACCAGGCGCGTTTCGCTAGCCCTGTCATGCCTGGCGACAAGCTGATTACGGATGCTTGGAGGACGGGTGATGTCAAGGACGGCTGGGAAGAGATCCGTTTTCAGACCAAGGTTgagggcggcaaggttgTTCTTAGCAACGGCCGGGCCCTGATTAAGGTTGTGGAGTCGCCCAAGTCGAAGTTGTAA
- a CDS encoding Putative CAP Gly-rich domain, leucine-rich repeat domain superfamily has translation MPSNSHIGQRLSYDGALCTVRYIGPVAGTSGTWLGVEWDDSGRGKHDGQHGDVRYFSCLSKNPTAASFVRPSRPADASQSFVAALHGKYNAEAVAERESQIQIVFFGTKPAEEVGFDKIRRQLARVEDLTIVILDGARVAVDVAPGDKGVKETSPLIAELDISRNLFEEFGQVVKICQELDSLRSLRLNGNRFRLIEDDETSAFTKVTELELEETLLDWGALCGIALKFPSLATLSGSLNQLSILPTVSFGTLADTLTTLTLEFNDFTSLADLAPLSSLTSLRNLHLKGNNIAAISPPSVPSPIFPPSLQYLDISYNAVMTWSFVDALPASFPGLAALRFAHNPVYDRPDPEAIGGGSQTKSTDEAFMITIGRLGALKALNFTPISTADRANGEMFYLSRIAKQLASVPEAAEPEVLAQHARYAELCGIYGAPDVIRRDEINPTYLEARLITVHFAHTMETKTITIPKSSDIYAVKGVAGKLFGAEPLRLRLVWETGEWDPVGGFDEDENADDSSDGEDAGRGGEGAETWTDAAAREEKGGRWVKREVELKDGPRQLGFCVDGMDVKIRVEDR, from the exons ATGCCATCCAACAGCCACATCGGCCAGCGGCTGTCCTATGACGGCGCACTTTGCACGGTCCGCTACATCGggcccgtcgccggcacgTCGGGTACCTGGCTCGGCGTAGAATGGGATGACTCCGGACGCGGCAAGCACGATGGCCAACATGGAGACGTCCGGTACTTTTCAT GCCTGTCCAAGAaccccaccgccgcctcatTTGTGcgtccgtcccgtcccgccGACGCTTCACAGAgcttcgtcgccgcgctGCACGGCAAGTATAACGCCGAGGCGGTCGCAGAGCGCGAATCGCAGATCCAGATTGTCTTCTTCGGCACGAAAcccgccgaggaggtcggcTTCGATAAGATCCGCCGGCAGCTGGCGCGCGTTGAGGATCTGACCATCGTGATTCTCGACGGCGCACgggtcgccgtcgatgtcgcGCCCGGCGACAAGGGCGTCAAGGAGACGAGTCCTCTCATTGCAGAGTTGGATATCAGCAGGAATCTATTTGAAGAGTTTGGACAAGTAGTGAAAATCTGCCAGGAGCTTGACAGCTTAAGGAGTCTGAGGCTGAA CGGCAACCGCTTTCGGCTCattgaggacgacgagaccaGTGCATTCACGAAGGTCACTGAATTAGAGCTCGAGGAAACATTGCTGGATTGGGGAGCTCTCTGCGGCATTGCCCTTAAGTTTCCATCTCTGGCAACCCTGAGCGGCAGCCTGAACCAGCTGTCCATTCTCCCAACCGTTTCATTTGGCACTCTCGCCGACACCCTCACGACTTTGACACTCGAATTCAATGACTTCacctccctcgccgacctcgcgcCCCTTTCTTCTCTTACCTCCCTCCGCAATCTCCATCTCAAGGGCAACAACATCGCTGccatctcccctccctctgtCCCAAGCCCCATCTTCCCGCCGAGTCTCCAGTACCTCGATATATCTTACAACGCCGTCATGACATGGTCTTTCGTCGACGCACTCCCCGCCTCCTTCCCAGGCCTCGCAGCCCTCCGTTTTGCCCACAATCCCGTCTATGACCGGCCGGATCCGGAGGCCATAGGCGGCGGCTCCCAGACAAAGTCGACGGACGAGGCATTTATGATTACcatcggccgcctcggcgccctgaAAGCCCTTAACTTCACTCCGATATCGACGGCTGACCGCGCCAACGGTGAGATGTTCTACCTCTCCCGTATTGCCAAACAGCTCGCCTCCGTCCctgaggccgccgagccagaGGTCCTCGCCCAGCACGCCCGTTACGCCGAGCTCTGTGGCATCTACGGCGCTCCGGACGTCATCCGCCGTGACGAGATTAATCCGACCTATCTCGAAGCGCGCCTCATCACCGTGCACTTCGCGCACACGATGGAGACCAAGACGATCACGATCCCAAAATCCTCCGACATCTACGCCGTCAAGGGTGTTGCGGGAAAGCTGTTTGGCGCGGAGCCCCTGCGTCTTCGCCTGGTATGGGAGACGGGCGAATGGGATCCCGTTGGCGGGTTTGATGAAGACGAGAACGCGGATGACAGCAGCGACGGGGAGGACGCTGGGaggggcggcgagggggcTGAGACATGGACTGACGCTGCTGCGCGGGAGGAAAAGGGCGGTAGGTGGGTGAAGAGAGAGGTCGAACTCAAGGACGGGCCTAGGCAGCTGGGGTTTTGCGTTGACGGGATGGATGTCAAGATCCGTGTGGAGGATAGGTGA
- a CDS encoding Putative Zinc finger, CCCH-type: protein MASINRSKKGLSQSIHNPQADEEVQLRPRHFIVREGSAIVPLIPVDLLPTHLEIHGVPRQMNIEETTGMSNLGTFPKPKSLLQLYTVSFANDVSGRSVDNLCRDGLHTLNGDEPLEHLDRPHDPAPNPAIQAPVARWITDCGTEDLQSAVSRPAPTTEKPQPVATRVLDWAEDTESVSTDNFTATDEDPPTSSTFNTQSNPRQVPQAQRPSVTKKKEKSAIEIADRMLELSRTQHAIRQGPPSQINTQTNGDGTAKHHPKPGKQKVPRPPGSLCRHWCQTGQCSWGIECRYTHQMPVTLEGLADIGLKELPGWWRRAAGLPVEGTIDIRIFAASAGNGKKSPFPALTAGDPSLIPTHPSKKTRSKVDKEERKMAEEVHMVRLGFERAQSTAAYPAVVGAGSSKKPVLGQVQLQMQTGKGQPQSGEVEKLVDI, encoded by the coding sequence ATGGCCTCTATCAACCGCAGCAAGAAGGGCCTCTCACAGTCTATCCACAACCCGCAGGCTGACGAAGAAGTACAATTGCGGCCGAGGCACTTCATTGTTCGTGAGGGGAGCGCCATCGTGCCCCTCATTCCAGTCGACCTACTGCCAACTCATCTGGAAATTCACGGCGTACCGCGCCAAATGAACATCGAGGAAACGACGGGTATGTCCAACCTAGGTACATTCCCGAAGCCAAAAAGCCTGCTGCAATTGTATACCGTATCTTTTGCCAATGATGTCTCTGGCCGTTCTGTTGATAATCTCTGTCGAGATGGTCTGCATACCCTCAACGGTGACGAGCCTCTCGAGCATCTTGACCGGCCTCATGATCCCGCGCCGAACCCAGCCATCCAGGCACCGGTGGCCAGATGGATTACCGACTGCGGGACCGAAGACTTGCAATCTGCGGTCTCTAGGCCGGCCCCGACCACGGAAAAGCCGCAGCCGGTGGCGACCCGAGTCCTCGACTGGGCCGAAGACACAGAGTCCGTCTCCACAGACAATTTCACCGCCACTGACGAGGACCCcccgacatcctcgacgtTCAATACGCAGTCCAACCCCAGGCAGGTACCTCAGGCTCAGCGGCCTTCGGTCAccaagaaaaaagaaaaatcGGCCATAGAGATCGCAGACCGGATGCTCGAGCTTAGTCGCACCCAGCACGCCATCCGCCAGGGCCCGCCGTCGCAGATAAACACGCAGACTaacggcgacggcacggCGAAGCACCACCCCAAGCCGGGCAAGCAGAAGGTCCCCCGGCCACCGGGCAGTTTGTGCCGGCACTGGTGTCAGACAGGCCAGTGCAGTTGGGGCATCGAGTGCCGATACACGCACCAGATGCCCGTGACGCTCGAGGGACTCGCGGACATCGGCCTCAAGGAGCTGCCCGGCTGGTGGCGCAGGGCGGCCGGGTTACCCGTGGAGGGGACGATCGACATTCGCATTTTTGCTGCCAGTGCCGGCAATGGGAAGAAGAGCCCTTTCCCCGCCCTGACAGCGGGTGATCCGTCACTGATCCCGACACATCCGTCCAAGAAGACTAGGTCGAAGGTGGacaaggaagagagaaaaatgGCGGAGGAGGTTCACATGGTTCGGCTTGGGTTTGAGAGGGCTCAGTCGACGGCGGCTTATCCCGCGGTGGTGGGCGCTGGGAGCAGCAAGAAGCCGGTACTGGGACAAGTGCAGCTGCAGATGCAGACGGGAAAAGGCCAGCCTCAGTCTGGGGAGGTTGAGAAGCTTGTAGATATCTGA
- a CDS encoding Putative NADP-dependent oxidoreductase domain-containing protein, which yields MPQLNGQEVGNIGYGLMGLTWRPQPCSEEQAFEAMRAALKNGNNFWNGGEFYGTPEYNSSVLLERYFAKFPEDADKVVLSMKGGVNLKNLHPDGSPEGVRRSLDNIINQLKGRKKVDMFECARRDKNTPLEITFGVIQKEYIDTGKVGGICLSEVSAATIHEAVKHAKIVGVEVELSLFSTEILTNGVAAACAQYGIPIIAYSPVGRGMLTGQVKTLDDIPHDDMRRHMPRFQPDTFGINIKLVEQVETLARKKGVTPAQLAIGWTVALSRRPGIPMIVPIPGATTADRVNENAKLVELTDEEMAEIDATLAKFEVVGGRYPEGAPVNT from the coding sequence ATGCCTCAGCTAAACGGTCAGGAAGTCGGCAACATCGGCTACGGCCTCATGGGCCTCACCTGGCGCCCTCAGCCCTGCTCCGAAGAACAGGCCTTCGAGGCTATGCGCGCCGCGCTCAAGAACGGCAACAACTTTTGGAACGGCGGAGAATTCTACGGAACCCCCGAGTACAACAGCAGCGTCCTGTTGGAGCGCTATTTTGCTAAGTTccccgaggacgccgacaaggtcgtcCTGAGCATGAAGGGCGGTGTCAACCTCAAGAACCTGCACCCGGACGGCTCGCCCGAGGGCGTCCGCCGCTCCCTCGACAACATTATCAATCAACTCAAAGGCCGCAAGAAGGTCGACATGTTCGAGTGTGCGCGCCGCGACAAGAACACGCCCCTTGAGATTACCTTTGGCGTCATCCAGAAGGAGTACATCGACACGGGCAAAGTCGGGGGCATTTGCCTCTCCGAGGTCTCTGCCGCGACGATCCACGAGGCTGTCAAGCACGCCAAgatcgtcggcgtcgaggtcgaactCAGCCTCTTCTCGACCGAAATCCTCACcaacggcgtcgccgccgcatGCGCGCAATATGGCATCCCCATCATCGCCTACTCGCCTGTCGGCCGCGGCATGCTCACTGGTCAGGTCAAGACGCTCGACGACATCCCTCATGATGACATGCGTCGCCACATGCCGCGGTTTCAACCCGACACATTCGGTATCAACATCAAGCTTGTCGAACAAGTCGAGACGCTGGCAAGGAAGAAGGGCGTCACACCGGCGCAGCTGGCCATTGGTTGGACGGTGGCGCTGTCGAGGCGGCCCGGCATCCCCATGATCGTTCCGATTCCCGGCGCCACGACGGCGGATAGAGTCAACGAGAACGCGAAGTTGGTGGAGCTTACCGAtgaggagatggccgagatcgacgcgACGTTGGCCAAGTTCGAAGTCGTGGGCGGGCGCTACCCTGAGGGTGCTCCCGTCAACACCTAA
- a CDS encoding Putative WD40/YVTN repeat-like-containing domain superfamily — protein sequence MQQRRDEILAKKAKLAELKRQRELRASQATASRQSAGSPGDLVSPIPGRAENRRDIETLINSLVGESRPGSTNGGAASPARRGSRPNSVLSAGELSTATSEFATPANGQPTPAPVAAAPPVQLSLTTVPLTTIYECPPSPVKEVHSYSKGVQTAEAWTSPTRLRAQSLSDNEDIPPITSTPSKRLSRRQRDREEELRQDIRKEVEEELKASLDLLKDGVIPNDASNKNYPMRKLTAEELEAVTGAPDFADFLEKSTKVIERALDQEYDILTDYALQGQDVDDEDDESGNFGGKGRRRVKEVAQFFDERWSKKRMISSIDFSHHHSELMLASYTKNPTAPHEPDGLVQVWSLALRDRPEYVFHAQSDVLTAKFSPYHQNLIIGGTYSGQVLLWDMRAKSAPVQKTPLTGYGHTHPIYSVDIVGTQNANNIISTSTDGVVCGWSMDVFAQPQELLELKAPPGYKLDDVSPTCLAFPQTDPTFFLVGSEEGTIFPCHRYDRAGAKAGVDARVSYKGHTAPVMSVDFHPARGPVDLGDLVLSSSLDWSVRLWKVRAPAATSTAAGEPTVSPLIDFVREDVVYDAQWSPIKPSVFALVDGAGWLELWDITVETEEPVARISPSSRKDGRTMLAKSLNKVVWEPSEGKRLATGGIDGVVTVFEVTSGLGGRDDLKAEEWTNVKKLVNRVEAHGLNGAMV from the exons ATGCAACAGCGACGAGATGAAATTCTagcgaagaaggccaagcttGCCGAGCTCAAGCGACAGAGAGAGCTTCGCGCAAGccaggcgacggcgagccggCAAAGCGCGGGCAGCCCAGGCGAC CTTGTATCGCCCATTCCAGGCCGAGCCGAGAACCGCCGCGATATCGAGACCTTGATCAACAGCTTAGTAGGGGAAAGTCGACCTGGATCCACGAATGGGGGAGCCGCATCGCCGGCTCGTAGGGGCAGCCGACCGAACAGCGTTCTAAGCGCGGGAGAGTTGAGCACCGCAACCTCTGAGTTCGCAACCCCCGCCAACGGCCAACCAACACCGGCTCCAGTTGCCGCAGCACCACCCGTACAGCTGAGTCTGACGACTGTACCACTTACCACGATATACGAGTGCCCGCCCTCTCCTGTGAAGGAGGTCCACTCATACAGCAAGGGAGTGCAAACGGCCGAGGCATGGACATCGCCGACTCGACTACGAGCCCAGTCGCTCTCCGACAACGAGGACATCCCCCCAATCACATCAACACCCAGCAAGAGGCTGAGCAGGAGACAGCGTGATCGGGAGGAAGAGTTGCGACAGGACATCAGAAAGGAAGTGGAGGAAGAGTTGAAGGCCTCACTGGACTTGCTCAAGGATGGTGTCATCCCGAACGACGCCTCCAACAAAAATTACCCCATGCGCAAGCTCACCGCCGAAGAACTCGAAGCCGTCACCGGCGCGCCCGACTTTGCCGATTTTCTTGAGAAGTCTACCAAGGTCATTGAGCGAGCGCTCGACCAGGAGTACGACATTCTCACCGACTACGCCCTTCAAGGACAAgacgttgacgacgaggacgacgagagcggCAACTTTGGTGGCAAGGGCCGCCGGAGAGTGAAGGAAGTGGCACAATTTTTTGACGAGAGGTGGTCGAAGAAGCGCATGATCAGCAGCATCGACTTCTCACATCATCATTCGGAACTGATGCTCGCATCATACACCAAGAATCCAACTGCACCGCATGAGCCAGACGGACTTGTCCAAGTATGGAGCTTGGCCCTGCGCGACAGACCAGAATATGTTTTCCATGCCCAGTCCGATGTTCTCACGGCCAAGTTCTCGCCGTACCACCAAAACCTAATTATCGGCGGCACTTACAGTGGCCAGGTCCTCTTGTGGGATATGAGAGCAAAATCAGCACCCGTGCAGAAGACGCCTCTTACTGGGTACGGACACACGCATCCGATCTACTCGGTCGACATCGTTGGTACGCAGAACGCAAACAACATCATTTCAACCTCAACGGACGGCGTGGTTTGTGGCTGGAGCATGGACGTATTTGCTCAGCCGCAGGAGCTGCTCGAACTTAAAGCACCGCCCGGATACAAGTTGGACGACGTCAGCCCGACCTGCTTGGCATTCCCGCAAACCGACCCAACCTTTTTTCTCGTCGGTAGCGAGGAAGGCACAATATTTCCCTGTCACAGATACGACCGAGCGGGTGCCAAGGCGGGCGTTGATGCGCGGGTCAGCTACAAGGGCCACACGGCACCTGTCATGTCCGTGGACTTCCACCCTGCGCGCGGCCCGGTGGATCTCGGTGACTTGGTTCTCTCATCTTCACTTGACTGGAGTGTAAGGTTGTGGAAGGTTCGCGCGCCTGCGGCAACTTCCACAGCAGCAGGCGAACCAACGGTTTCACCCCTCATCGACTTCGTGCGGGAAGATGTTGTTTACGACGCCCAATGGTCGCCGATCAAGCCCAGTGTATTCGCTCTTGTCGATGGCGCAGGATGGCTTGAGCTATGGGATATCACggtcgagaccgaggagcCTGTCGCAAGAATATCGCCAAGCTCTCGCAAGGATGGTAGAACCATGTTGGCTAAGAGTTTGAACAAGGTAGTTTGGGAGCCCTCCGAGGGCAAGCGTTTGGCTACGGGAGGTATCGATGGAGTGGTGACCGTCTTCGAGGTGACCTCTGGTCTTGGTGGTCGAGATGATCTGAAGGCGGAGGAATGGACGAACGTGAAGAAGCTGGTCAATAGAGTTGAGGCTCACGGACTGAACGGAGCGATGGTGTAG
- a CDS encoding Putative ATP synthase, F0 complex, subunit E — protein MSSSSGVNVLRYTALGLGVFYGFTHQRSITASQKAAAAAKEYERKEKLIEQAKAEFAKKNQPLKTAAADAGVNIDPMDPKFDLEAYFNNLVKQNP, from the exons atgtcttcctcctcgggAGTTAAC GTGCTGCGATACACtgccctcggcctgggcgtGTTCTACGGTTTCACACATCAGCGATCAATCACAGCAAGCCagaaggctgccgccgccgcgaaggAGTATGAGCGCAAGGAGAAATTGATTGAACAGGCGAAGGCCGAGTTTGCAAAGAAGAACCAGCCCCTAAAGACAGCGGCTGCTGATGCCGGAG TCAACATCGACCCGATGGACCCCAAGTTCGACCTTGAGGCCTACTTCAACAACCTGGTGAAGCAGAACCCGTAA
- a CDS encoding Putative oligosaccharyl transferase, STT3 subunit, with the protein MTAKPLGPLSGGSNENTRTVLRVTILSLIAAAAVASRLFSVIRFESIIHEFDPWFNFRATKYLVANGFYKFWDWFDDRTWHPLGRVTGGTLYPGLMVTSGAIYHALRALTVPVDIRNICVLLAPAFSGLTAYAAYLLTNEMTTSPSAGLLAAIFMGIAPGYISRSVAGSYDNEAIAIFLLVFTFFLWIKALKLGSMLWGALCALFYGYMVASWGGYAFITNMLPLHALTLILMGRYSARLYVSYTTWYALGTLASMQIPFVGFLPVKTSEHMPALGVFGFLQLVAFIDYVRGAIPSRQFQTFVYTFLAATFGVALAGLVALTSFGYIAPWGGRFYSLWDTGYAKIHIPIIASVSEHQPTAWPAFFFDLNMLVWLFPAGVYLCFQNLRDEHVFIVVYALFGTYFAGVMVRLMLTLTPVVCVAAAIAASQILDTYLVAKSPNPEDYKPEDAIEGTPKKTGKGGLKSTSKPVIGIYTFLSKAVVVGGMSVFLLLFVLHCTWVTSNAYSSPSVVLASRLPDGSQHIIDDYREAYQWLRQNTKEDAKIMSWWDYGYQIGGMADRPTLVDNNTWNNTHIATVGKAMSSREEVSYPIMRQHEVDYVLVVFGGLLGYSGDDINKFLWMVRIAEGIWPEEVQERKFFTPRGEYRVDDQATETMKNSLMYKMSYYNYNSLFPAGQAQDRVRGVRLPDVGPTLDTVEEAFTSENWIIRIYKVKDLDNIGRDHTAASAFERGQKKKKPTKKRGPRILRVD; encoded by the exons ATGACGGCCAAACCTTTGGGACCCCTCTCTGGAGGCAGCAACGAGAACACCAGAACTGTTCTTAGAGTCACGATCTTGTCTCTGatcgctgctgctgctgttgcgaGTCGTCTCTTCTCCGTCATTC GCTTCGAGAGCATCATCCACGAAT TCGATCCTTGGTTCAACTTTCGAGCTACCAAGTATCTCGTTGCCAATGGATTCTACAAGTTCTGGGACTGGTTTGATGATCGCACTTGGCATCCTCTCGGTCGGGTTACTGGAGGAACTCTGTACCCTGGCCTGATGGTGACCAGCGGCGCTATTTACCACGCGCTTCGAGCTCTTACGGTGCCCGTCGATATCCGCAACATTTGCGTCCTTCTCGCGCCTGCTTTCTCCGGCCTTACCGCCTACGCCGCCTATCTCCTCACCAATGAGATGACCACCTCCCCGTCGGCCGGTCTGCTTGCGGCTATTTTCATGGGTATCGCGCCTGGTTATATCTCTCGATCAGTTGCCGGCAGCTACGAtaacgaggccatcgccattTTCCTTCTTGTCTTTACCTTCTTCCTGTGGATCAAGGCACTGAAGCTGGGCTCCATGCTTTGGGGTGCTCTCTGCGCCCTGTTCTACGGTTACATGGTTGCCTCGTGGGGTGGCTACGCCTTCATCACCAACATGCTGCCCCTGCATGCCTTGACCTTGATCCTCATGGGTAGATACAGCGCCCGCCTTTACGTCAGTTACACCACCTGGTACGCTCTTGGAACTTTGGCCAGCATGCAGATCCCCTTCGTTGGTTTCTTGCCCGTCAAGACTAGTGAGCATATGCCTGCTCTGG GTGTCTTCGGCTTCCTGCAGCTTGTGGCCTTCATTGATTATGTCCGAGGCGCTATCCCCAGTCGCCAGTTCCAGACCTTCGTCTACACGTTCCTTGCTGCAACTTTCGGCGTTGCCCTTGCTGGCTTGGTAGCTCTGACCTCTTTCGGTTACATTGCCCCTTGGGGTGGCCGTTTCTATTCCCTTTGGGATACCGGATACGCCAAGATCCACATACCCATCATCGCTTCCGTCTCTGAGCACCAGCCTACCGCCTGGCCTGCTTTCTTCTTCGACCTCAATATGCTGGTCTGGCTCTTCCCCGCTGGAGTTTACCTTTGCTTCCAGAACCTGAGGGATGAACATGTTTTCATTGTCGTCTATGCTCTTTTCGGTACATACTTCGCCGGTGTCATGGTGCGCTTGATGCTCACTCTGACCCCCGTTGTTTGTGTTGCGGCGGCTATCGCGGCTTCTCAGATTCTCGACACCTACTTGGTCGCCAAGTCTCCCAATCCCGAGGACTACAAGCCTGAGGACGCCATTGAAGGGACTCCCAAGAAGACAGGAAAGGGCGGACTCAAGTCAACTAGCAAGCCCGTCATTGGCATCTACACCTTCCTTTCTAAGGCGGTTGTTGTCGGCGGCATGTctgtcttccttcttctctttgtGCTTCACTGCACCTGGGTCACTTCCAACGCATACTCCTCCCCCTCTGTTGTCCTTGCCAGCAGATTGCCCGACGGCAGTCAGCACATCATCGACGACTATCGTGAGGCCTACCAGTGGCTGCGCCAGAACACAAAGGAGGACGCCAAGATCATGTCCTGGTGGGACTACGGCTACCAGATCGGTGGCATGGCTGACCGTCCTACTCTCGTCGACAACAACACCTGGAACAACACGCATATTGCGACTGTCGGCAAGGCGATGAGTTCTCGAGAGGAGGTCAGCTACCCCATCATGCGTCAACATGAGGTTGACTACGTCTTGGTGGTGTTTGGTGGTCTGCTGGGCTACTCCGGAGACGACATCAACAAGTTCTTGTGGATGGTTCGAATTGCCGAGGGCATCTGGCCTGAGGAGGTCCAGGAGCGCAAGTTCTTCACCCCTCGTGGCGAGTACAGAGTTGATGACCAGGCGACCGAAACCATGAAGAACAGCTTGAT GTACAAGATGTCATACTACAACTACAACTCGCTCTTCCCCGCCGGTCAGGCCCAGGATCGTGTCCGTGGCGTCCGTCTTCCCGACGTCGGCCCTACGCTGGACACTGTCGAGGAGGCCTTCACTAGTGAGAACTGGATCATCCGCATCTACAAGGTCAAGGACCTTGACAACATTGGCCGCGACCACACGGCCGCTTCTGCTTTCGAGAGGGgtcagaagaagaagaagccgacaAAGAAGCGTGGCCCCAGAATTCTCAGAGTTGATTAA